In Cryptosporangium minutisporangium, the DNA window CTTCAGCGGTGGGTAGCGGCCACGCTCATCCGTACACACCGCGCGCCTGGTCACGGATGACCCGACCGCGATCGAGCTCGACCACGCGGCGGCGCATCTGGTTGACGATGTTCGAGTCGTGCGTGGCCATGACGACGGTGGTGCCCGTGCGGTTGATCCGGTCGAGCAGACGCATGATCTCGATCGAGGTGTCCGGGTCGAGGTTTCCGGTCGGCTCGTCGGCCAGCAGCACCAGCGGCCGGTTGACGAACGCCCGCGCCACCGCGACCCGCTGCTGCTCACCACCGGAGAGCTCGTGCGGGTAGCGGTTCTCCTTGCCCTCCAGACCGACGAGACTCAGCACCTCGGGTACGACCCGGCGGATCACCGAACGAGTCTTGCCGATCACTTCGAGGGCGAACGCGACGTTCTCCGCCGCGGTCTTGTTCGGAAGCAGCCGGAAGTCCTGGAAGACGCAGCCCACGCTGCGTCGGAGCTGCGGCACCTTCCACGGACGGATCGTCGCGACGTCCCGTCCAGCGACCAGCACCTTGCCGGAGGTGGGGGTCTCCTCCTTGAGGAGCAACCGAATGAACGTGGACTTCCCTGAACCCGACGGCCCGATGAAGAAGACGAACTCGCCCTTCTCGACGTTGACGTTCACGTCGTCGAGGGCGGGGCGACGCGACTTCGGGTACGTCTTGGTCACGCGGTCGAGGGTGATCACGGGGGCCGAGTCTAGCCACACCGACCTGGCGGTCAGGCCGGGCTACACAGCTCTCCTACGGTCTTGTTCAGAGTCGGGCCGCGGGCGGGCGCCGACAGCGGTCGAATCGGTCGGAACCTGCGCCGTGGCGCGTCCGGAGACCTCACAGTCTCGTGTCCGGATCCACCGCCGTGACGGAAGGTTCGCTCTGAGGAGGGTGGGACGAGACGGGGCGTTCACCCTTCGCGGCGAATCCGGCTCGTCACTCTGCGCCGCGACGTTCCTGGGCGAATCGCCGGACGTTGCCAATGCTCTGTCATCGAGAGCGCAACCCCGGGCGAGCAGGTGTCCGGTTCGCCCCACCGTGCCGACCTCGGAATTGCAGCTCCGGGCCGGATGGCGCGTCCGGAATTCTTAATGTGGCGATAAGAATTGGCTAGAGATAGCGATAGGTTCCTCGCGACCAGCGACTCGGGCCGCCCCGACAAAGCAGTTGGCCCGGCCGCACTGGGGCGGCCGGGCCAACTGGCGAGAGTTATTCAGCCTCCCACCTGCGCCCGGTTAAGGGCGGTGGGCAAGGGCCGGCCGAATAACCCTCGTTCTCGCGCTATCGATCGTGCTATTCGCGATCAGGCTTTCGCCTGATCAGGCGCCCGGGAGACCAGCTCCCGGGCTGGTGAATCAGGCCCGCTTGCGACGCCGGGTGAAGACCACCATCGCGACACCCAGGCCGAGCACCAGGGCAGCGGCGGCGATGAGACCACCGAGGCTGGCACCGGTGACGGGGAGGCTACCCTCGCTGTCCGCAGCCGGGGAGACGCTCGGCGAAGCGTCGGCGCCGCCCGGGGCAACGCTGGCGCTCGCGCTCGGCGAGGCAGACGCGCTCGGCTCAGCACCGTCGTCGCACTTGGTGACGTCGAGGCTCTTCTCAGCCAGCTTGTCGCCACGCACCGCGACCGCGACCTTGATCGTGGAGAAGTCGAGCTCGCCGTCCTCGGAGACCTTGCCGACGGTGCCGGTGTCGCCCTTCTCGAGGTCCTCGGGCAGCGTCAGCCGCTCGCCGGCGTCGACCCGGAACTCCTCGGTCAGGGGCTCCTCGTCGTCCAGCTTGATGAAGACCCGGAACTTGACGGACTTGTCAGTCGGGTTCGTCAGCTCGATCGAGAACGCCTCGCAGCTCAGAACGATCGAGGCGGACGGCTTGTCCGGAGCCGGCGTCTCGGTCGGCTTCACGTCACCGCAGGTGCCGGGCAGCGGGACGTCGACCCACTCCTTGTGCTCGAGCGGCGTCTTGCCGTCCTCCTCGAACGCCGGCTTGCCGTCCTTGGTGAAGAACGTGCCCTTGACGAAGATCTTCGCGACGT includes these proteins:
- the ftsE gene encoding cell division ATP-binding protein FtsE, which gives rise to MITLDRVTKTYPKSRRPALDDVNVNVEKGEFVFFIGPSGSGKSTFIRLLLKEETPTSGKVLVAGRDVATIRPWKVPQLRRSVGCVFQDFRLLPNKTAAENVAFALEVIGKTRSVIRRVVPEVLSLVGLEGKENRYPHELSGGEQQRVAVARAFVNRPLVLLADEPTGNLDPDTSIEIMRLLDRINRTGTTVVMATHDSNIVNQMRRRVVELDRGRVIRDQARGVYG
- a CDS encoding LPXTG cell wall anchor domain-containing protein, which gives rise to MSTEGMEVLEMARGLRGALRRGLAATMVTGLVTMGAVALTAAPANAHENYVKGTAECVDGRYVVEWSVQNLDKDHDEKLTVQFEPTGSETEIGDSIKAGETIEGKQVLPKGSRGIKDAQGRDVAKIFVKGTFFTKDGKPAFEEDGKTPLEHKEWVDVPLPGTCGDVKPTETPAPDKPSASIVLSCEAFSIELTNPTDKSVKFRVFIKLDDEEPLTEEFRVDAGERLTLPEDLEKGDTGTVGKVSEDGELDFSTIKVAVAVRGDKLAEKSLDVTKCDDGAEPSASASPSASASVAPGGADASPSVSPAADSEGSLPVTGASLGGLIAAAALVLGLGVAMVVFTRRRKRA